The segment TGTAATGCCACCACCTGTCCCCAGCGTCCCCAGGAGGGCACTGGGAGGACCCGAGGGGGCATTTTATGCCCCAGAGGAAGCTGGGAGGGGCCCCGAGGGTGCGTAGCGCCACCGGGGAGGGGCCGACAGCGACAGCCCCAGGTCTCACCAATCTTCATCTTCTTGAGGGCAGCGTCGGGCTCGTCGCGGGGCCGTTTGCGGGCGTCACGGGGGCTGGGCATGCTGCGGGCGATCTCGGCCTGCTGGGTGCCCAGGTCAACGAGGAGGGTGGTGATCTGGGGCTGGAAGTCCCCCGAGGACGGGTGCCGCAGGACGCTCAGCAGGTGCAGCTTCAGGTTCTTGCGGACGCTGCTCACCTGCGACTTGGCCAGGGTGGGGGGCAGGTTGGCTGcgaagtggggagggggggaacccGTGTTAGGGGCGCCCCAGGGATGTGGGGCAGCGAGAGGGTGGGGACGAGCGTCGGGCCTGAGGGCACCCAGGTTCCCCGCCCCACGGGAGGCGGCTGCggggaccctggggacacaggCACCCCCCCTGCGGGGCCAGGGGAGGCGCCGTTTTACCGTGGAGGGTCTCGTAGGCTTGGATGACCTCGGCCATGAACATGGGCCGCTGGCGGGCGATGGTGGCCAGCGAGCCCAGCGCGGCCGTCAGGTTGATGCTGGAGATGGCCGGGTGCACCATGAACTTGAGCAGCTGCTCCAGGGCGGCCTTGCCCTCCTCCCACAGCACGTCTGTGGGGACGCGGGGATGCTCAGCGGGGCGTCCCCAGCTCGGAGGGGACCCCACCGCCCCCCGCACCCGCCGGCCTCACTGTATTTGATGTAGGGGTGGTCCTTGGGGATGCGCTCGAGGCTGATGTCGTTCTCGTGGCGTTTGGGGACGTCGGAGTCGGCCATGCGGGGGGACAGGGTGATGATGAGCCCCTCCACGAACTTGATGGCATGGGTGCGGATGCCGTCGTTGTCCGAATCGAGGAGGAGGATGATGTCGCTGGCCATGGCCGCCATCATCTCCCAGCAAGCCTCCTGCAGCTCGCTGATCACCTTCGACTTCACCATCCACTGCGGGCAGGGGGGGTCAGACCTCGCTGGGCCCTCCcaccacccatgggtgccccctgGCAGCACCCCAGGGGGGTCTCACCTGCAGGGCCACCTTGTACAGCTGCGTCATGGTGAGGATGGCCTTCTTCACCACGTTGACGTTCTCGTCCTTCAGCAGCATGTTGAGGTTGGCGATGAGCTTCAGCAGCAGCTCGATGTCCCGtttgctggggtgggggggggggggggggggggcacaaatGGGTGGGGGGCGGCCACACACAAGATGGCCACCGGGGCAagagggtgctcagcacccacatCTGGCCCCCAAAGCCTGGACGGGGCAATAACTGTCCCCCGGGATGCAGGatggtgctgagcaccccccccgcccccagccccttACCAGGCCTCCTCAATGAAGCCCACCACGAACTTCCGCACCTCGATGGACTTGTCGGCCTGGAAGGCGATGATCTCCTGGGGGGGCGACGACACGGGGGGGCTCAGCACCAGGCTTGATCCATCCCAGCCCCCCCCGATCCATCCCAAACCCCCCCAGATCCATCCCAGCCCCCCCAGATCCATCCTAAACCCCCCAGATCCATCCCAGCTGCCCCAGATCCATCCCAAACTCCCCCAGATCCATCCCAGCCCCCCCAGATCCATCCCAGCCGCCCCAGATCCATCCCAAACCCCCCCAGATCCATCCCAAACCCCCCCAGATCCATCCCCCTCCCCACTCACATCCAAGAAGTTGTCCAGCAGCGTCGGGTCCTTGTTGATGATCAGTTCCTGCACCTGGGGACAAACGGACAcagtggggacacagggggggacacggggggggggggcacgtccccctgccagccctggctgcccccccagtcctgcctgtgtccccaccccacccctcacCTGCTTGAGGATGTTGATCTTGGCATCGTTGCTGATCAAGGCCGCCTGGTTGAGGAGATCCACCACCTGCGGAACACGCTCAGTCCCGGGGCACATGGAGGGGGGTCCCCAggttgtgtgtccccccccagggccACCACTGGATCCCCTTGAGGTGGCCACCGTGGCCCCTTGGAGGCCACCACAACCAGATTGCCAGGGAGGTGgatcctgcccctgcccccccacctGGGGATTTGCCTCCACTTCCCCAGCTCCAGGTGACTCCCCCCCTCCAATCTTGGggatcctgccccccccccccccccccaaccccagacccCCCAGGGGATCCCCCGGCCCGGGCCGCAGCCCCACCCGCTCCGAGGTGCTCATGCCGTCGCTGCCGCACTCCTCCTCGCTGAAGAACTGGGAGGCCACGCTCATGCGGGGGCTGGGGCCctcggccccccccggccccgccatcACCCTGTCCTGGTGGGGGCACAACCACATCACAGCCTATACGGCACCTTCTATAGGGCCCCTGGGGCATCCCCAATGCCCCCGACGGCCCCCCAAGGCTCTATACGGCCCAGAGACACCCCACAGAGCCCCTGTGATGCCCTATATGGCCCCAGGATGCCCCATACGGCCCCAGAACACCCCATACAGCCCCTGGGATGCTCTATAGGGCCCAGACATGACCCATACAGCCCCTGGGTTGCCTCAGACACCTCTAGGTTGGCCCATACAGCCCCACATTGCTCTATAGGGCTCCTGGGCTATAATATAGAGCACGGAAATGCCCCATATGGCCCCTGGGATCCCCTATACGGTCCCTGACATACTCCAGCTGCCCCTGAAGTGCCCTATAGAGCCCCAGAGTGCCCTACACTCCCCTGGGACGTCTCACACATCCCCCAGCAATTTACTGCTGACCGAGGCCCCTACGCAGCGCCTGCCCTGGGCCCTGCCATCACACTCCCCTATAGAATCCCAGTCCCGTGCAGTCCCAGTCCCTACAGAGCTCCCTCCACCCCCGCGCAGGACCCTATAGAGCCCCCTCCCATCCCTACAAGTCCCTACAGAgacccttcccagccccacaggCCCTATagagccccctcccagccccacaggcCCTACAGAGGACCCTCACCGCCGCCCGCGCGCTCAGCGGCCTCCGGGCGCCCCAGCGCATGCGGGGCCCCGCCCCATGACGTCATCGCGCGGGGCCCACGGGGAACTGTAGGCCTAGGGGGCAGGGCTCGACgaggccccgccccccgcaggTTCCACCTCTCCGCGCATGCGCAGAAGGGGGCGGGGCAGCGCCAGGACGCGTGaccgggggcgcggggggaggtGTGTGCCCCAGGGCACGTGGGGAGCGAGGACACCCCCCCCAGTTACCCCCAATTCCCCCTtgcccccaacacccccccagcccccccttgccccccaagactcccccttccccccagacCCCCACCTTTGCAACCaagacccccccagccccccactcccctgtgccccccaagtccccccagccccccattaCCCCCCCTCATTTCCCcaagacccccccaccccaagatgCCCCCCCAGACCTCCCCTGACCCCAAGAACCAGCCAAACCGCAGCTTAACGAAACCCCCCCGAAAGTGTCGCTTTATTGACCAAAaacccccctcccgccccccccaaatcccccagaGCTTTGGAGGGGGGACACAGGCACTTCTCACTCCCCTCCCTGGGTAAAAGACGGGGGGTGCGTTTTGGTAGGACCTACCAAAATAACAGCGATTGGGGGGGGGGCCTCAGGGGTCCCGCTCCTGCTTGACGCGGACGTCACCGGCCAAGATGGCGGCGACCTCGCCCTGCAGGACGGCCCAGGGGAGCCCGGAGCCGCCCGGGGGACAGCGCCCGCCGCTGGGACAACGCGCCTCGTCGCCGTCCCCCTGCGCCCCGACGGCGCCTCGGGCACAGGGGAGGCAGAAGTGACGCGCCAGCACCGTGGGGCCCCGCACGGAACGGGCGTTgtccgggcggcggcggcgcaaagccccgggggggggcgggcggaggtCGCCCGCGGCGGGGGACGCTTtgtggcgcggcggggggcggaaGAAGCGGGCGGCCTCGGCGAGGAGCTCGCCCAGCAGCCGCCAGTCGTGTCCCAGGGGCTCGTGCGGGCGGGAAACGGCGTCGCCGGGAGCGCGCAGGGCGGCGCCGCGGGGACGTTCGGTGAAAAGCTTCAGTTGGAGCTCGACGCCCGGGCGAGGCGCGGGGGCGCTCGGCTCTGCCGTGGCGCGGCGGGTGCTTGGCGCGGCCTCGTGGCGTCGTGGCAGCGTCTCGTCGTGGCGGTGCCGTGTCTCGTCATGGCAGTGTCGTGTCTCGTCGTGGCAGTGCTGCATCTTGTCGTGGTGTCGTGGCACTGTCTCGTCATGGCAGTGCCACGTCTTGTCGTGGCGGCGTCCTGTCTCATCACGGCAGGCGGTCAGCGCTTCGTCATGGTGGTGCCACGTCTTGTCGTGGCATCGTGGCACCGTCTCGCCGTTGTGGTGTCGTGTCTCGTCATGGCAGTGCCATGTCTCCCCGTGGCATCGTGGCACCGTCTCCCCGTGGCGGTGCCACATCTCGCCGTGGCGGTgccggaggcggcgggcggccgccAGCAGCGGCTCGATGCGGTCGGTGCCCTCGAAGTTGACGCAGCCGCGACAAACGGCCTCGCTGAAGTCCCAGAGCACGGCCCAGGGTGCCCGGGGCAGGTCGCAGAGGGagcagcgcggccgccgccacATGGCGGGGGTGTCCCCGCCCCCCTCAGCGCCGTGTCCCCGTGGGCCCCCGGAGGGTCCCCGCAACGCGACCCCCCCCCGGGCACGCACCGATAGAAGGGagcgcggcgggacgggacggggggggCTGCGCCTGCGCGGGGAGGGGCTGCGCCTgcgcggggagggggaggagcgCGGCGGGTCctggccccgccccggccccgcccacAGCGGGACCGGCGCTATCCGTGGTGCTGAAGCACGGACCCATGGATGGACCCACGGACCCATGGACAGACGCACAGacagccccacagccccacggACGGACCCACGGACACAGCCCTACCCGAGAAGGGCTGCTGGGAGCCCCCGGGCAGTGTGGGGGTGCACTGCCGGGGTTCCCTTTGCCCTCACCCCATATCTGGGGGGGCCGGTCCCTCCCCACAACATTCTAGGGCGATCGGGGGGGTCGGGGCTGCCCCCTCGCGCCCCGTTTTGGGGCGATATTTTGCGATTTGAGGGGGGATACCCCCAATATTGGGGTGCTttgggggcggggctggggggtcccggggtCCTGCTCCCCCACCCTGGCCCTGGTTGCCCCCCGCCTTGCtgggccccccctccccgtcgtgtccccgcccccagccccaggggtccgtccccccgccgcgctcccccaGTCCCATGAACGGAGCAATGGGAGGGGGCCGTGCCACGCCGCTATCAATCAATGTCGGGGGCGGGGCCTCCGCGGGGCTGGCGCCGGCTCCTTCCCAGCAGGGGGCGCCACAGGGACGGGCGGCTCCTCCCCTTCCCGGGGGAATGACTGACAGCCGCAGCATCCAATAGCTCTCCGGAGGCGGGAGACGGGCCTCCGCCTGACAACCAATAGGAGCGGGAGGCTTGGAGGGCAGCAAGGGCGGGGCGCGACGCTGCTTAACGGCCGCCTGGAGGAAGGTGACAGGCGGTGGCTGGTGCCAATGAGGCGGCGGAGCGAGGCGCGACCGGCCAATGgggcgggggagcgcggcggaAGGGGCGGGGCTGAGACAGAGGAGACGGAGGAGCGCGGCCGCCGGTGAGTGACCGGGACCGAGGGAGGCTCCGGTGACTGTCCGGGGGGGCTCCGGTGACCGTCCGGGGGTGCTCTCCGGTGACCGTCTGGGGTGGGCTCCGGTGACCGTCCGGGGGGGCTCTCCGGCCCCCAACACCCCCAGGCCGGGCTTCCCCCGCGCTCTGACCCCCCCAAACAGCCCCCCCTGGCCAGGACCCCTCAAAACAGCCCCCCCAGCGCTCTGCCCCCCCAAACAGCCCCCCCAAGCCCTCACTtcccccccccgtgtccctctgtgcccccccaccccccagccctgctctccacACACCCTCTCTTTGCCCCCCTCACTGCTCCACCCTTGAACCCCCcaaatctgcccccccccccgcaattccaccccccccattccccccccccccccaaatctcccccttCTTCCGAGCCGCTCGGACTTGGCTCCCCTTTCCCTGGCGTCACCCCCCCGCCATCTCCTGGGGGTGCCCCCCTGAACTCTGGGGGTACCCCCCcttcctgcagcccccccccgccatggAGGAGCCGCGGTACCTACAGGCCGACTGTTCCTTCCGGCTCGGGGCTCACACCGTGCGGCTGACGCTCGCCCGCTCGGcgctgggggtggaggtggaggCCGCCCGCACCGCCGAGCGCTGGAGGGGCGACTTCGACGCCGCCTGTAAGTCCGTGGAGGGGGGGCGCAGGCGatctccccaccccaccccgatatgaatatttttttcattctccccTTTTTTTCGCAGTCATCGAGGACCTGACGCACAAAACCGGCAATTTCAagcagtttgggattttctgCAGCATGCTGGAGTCGGCGCTGCGGCGGGTGCGTCTTTCAGAACGGGGGGGGTTGTCCCACTGAGcagccccccctttttttttattttttgaattaaattttgaTTTTCCCCGCGCAGAGCAGCGCCTCCGTCAGCCTGGATCTCCTCACCTACGCCGACCTGCAGACCCTGCGCACCCGCAAGACGGGGGCGagcgcccggccccccccctccaccccttcccCACTGGGCGCCAAGCGCTACCTCCTGCTCGTCTACTCTGTGGAGTTCGACAGGTGACGCCGCGGCAGGGGGACACACAATCTGGGGGGAGGACACACACAATTTGGGGGGGGCCACGCGTTGGCGCGGGGGTGTTGATGGGTTTTTCCAGGATTCACTACCCGCTGCCACTGCCCTACGCGGGGGGGCCGGATCCTGCCGCGCTGCTGCGGGAGCTGAGGGAGGAGCTGGCccagctccgcgcccgccgcgaCGCCGAGATCCAGCACCTACAGGACAAGTGAGCgtcccctggggaccccccaaaccggagggacccccccaaaacccccactttttgttattttttgttattttctccccAGGCTGCAGCGGGTGCAGGAGGGGAAGCGGGCGGCAGAGGCGGCGCTGCGGCGAGCAGAGGACGAGCTGCTGCGGGAGAAAACCCAGCGCCAGCGCGACCACCAGCAGCTGAGTACTGAGGTGCGGGGAGGGGGCTACTGGTGGCGCTGGGGGGGCtactggtggtgctggggggggccacTGATGGCACaactcctccctccctccatgtTGCAGCTGGCGGAGATGAAGGCAGCGGAGCAGCGGCTGCAGCGGCGGGTGAAGAGCCTGACGGCTGAGCTGGCCGCCTGCAGGAGGGGGTGAGGCTgcgctggggggtgctggggggcgcgggggggctccCCCTAAGTGTGGGGTGTCCCCCTGAGCCgttcctcctcccagccccccccaggaGCGACGCTCCGGCTCTGCTCCGCGCTCGGCGTCCCGGGAGAGCCGTGGTGGCAGCcagggccgccccccgccgcggtcCCCGTCGCCTGCAGGTGAGGGACACTTTTGGGGGGGCGCAGGGAgaagggacacacacacacacacacacagtttaccccctccccaggcccccgCCCACCACGCTTCGACCCCACCGCCTTCGTCAGGGCTCGGCAGCGCCGGCAGGAGCTCAAAAAGTCAGTGGTGACACCGGTGGTGGCACCgtccctgtcccctgctccccccctcGCTTGGGAGGCTCCCCCCCTCGCTTGGGGGGCTCCCTCCTCGCTTGGGGGCCCCCCCATCCTCTCATCACCATCTCCCCTGGGTGCAGCCAGCGGCGCGGAGCAGCTTTCGGCAGCACCAGCCCGGCGAGGAGTCGCGGGCGCAGCTCCTCGGGTGAGTGGGGGGCATgtggggtgggggcggggggcacccaCTGGGTGCTGGGGTCCCCCCACTCCCCCATTTTGTCCCCCATTTTGTCCCCCATTTTCTCCCCAATTCCCCCATTTTCTCCCCCCAGCTGAAAGTTTCCGCAGTTGGCGCTCGGCCGTGAGCTCCAGCAGCGACGCCGACGAGCGCCCCAAGACCCTGCCCCCCAGGTaaccccctgagccccccccgaGCCTCCTACCCCCCCCCGAGCACCCCttaaccccccccccacctctggcaggggcaggagggcaaCTCGCACCCGGACACCCCTGAGCGCCTCGTCCTGCAACGGCCCCGGCGCGGTGAGTGCCCCCCCCCGACAcatgggacccccccagcccccccctttTCCTCGGGGTCCTCCCCCGCGCCGCTCAAGCGGGGTGACCGCGGTGGGGGGGGTCACACACGCTGCTGGGACCCCCACCTTGTCTCTCCACCCCCCCAGGCCCCTCGCCCGGCCGCTGGCCGCAAGCCACCCGTGCGCAGCGTTGCCACCGGTAAAggtgagcccccccccccgccattttTGGGGTGCCCCTCACCCCAATTTAAGCCTTTTTTAACCCATTTTCCTCTGCCCCCCCCCTTCAGAGAACTGCTACGAGGAGCCCTCGGCCGAGCTGGCCGAGATCGACGCCCGGCTGCAGGCGCTGCAGGAGTACATGGACAGGCTGGACACCCGCACGtgaccccccaacccccccccccggcgaccccaccccccccccggggaccccaaccctcccccccaggaccctcacccctccctgtgtccccaggggGTGACAGCGCTGGCATGGGGccagtgtgtcccccccccaataAACCCTTGTGTGGCCCCCACAGTGCGTCCTGcttcttgggggggtgggggcccgTGTGTCCCCCTTGTCACTGTCCGTCTGTGTCCTgtccaccgccccccgcccccgcatGCCCTGGGGACACCAGCGGGTGACAAGGGACAGTGCCAGGCCCTGGGGGACATGGAGGATGTGGCCCAGGCTTCTAGTTCTGTCCCCTGGGCCACCTGGTTCGAAGGTCACCATCACCCCTGTGTCACCTCTACCctgtctgcccccccccccatgtcgGGGTGTCCCTGTGCCCCCTGCGGTGACACTGCTGTCCCCACGGCGCTGGCCAAGCTCCTGGCTGTGGCTGTGCCACCCTCATGGCTTTTATTCGGCTCCGTGTCACACACCGGTGGCATCTGGGGACAACGGTGGCCGGAGCCGGCCCGGGGCTGCGGTTCGGTGACACTGGTGACGATGTCACCTGAGCACGCAGGTCCCCGGGGGGACGTTTGGTGCCACCGTGGCCACACTGGCAGCTTTGGGGATGGCCACGGCTCGGTGACAACGGCACCCACGGTGGTGACCACCCCCTGTGGGGGACGGGGAGCCCGCGGTGCCACAAGGACACTGGTGACACCGTGAGGCCACCGGTGATGAGGACAGTGGCCACGCTGCCAGATCCTGGTGGCCACAGTGCTGGATCCTGGTGCCAAGGACAGTGGCCACTGTGCCGGATCCTGGTGCCGAGGACAGTGGCCACAGTGCTGGATCCTGGGGCCGAGGACAGTGGCCACAGTGCCTGATCCCGGTGCCAAGGACAGTGGCCACGGTGCCCAATCCTGGTGCCGAGGATGGTGGCCACAGTGCACAATCCCAGTGGTATCGCCAGTGCCAAGGACAGTAGCGGCGGTGCCAGATCCCAGTGCCAAGGGTGGTGGCCACGGGTGCCTGATGCCAGTGCCAAGAACAGTGGCTACGGTGCCTGATCCCGGTGCCAAGGACAGTGGCCACAGCGCCCAATCCTGGTGATGAGGATGGTGGCCACAGTGCACAATCCCAGTGGCATCCCCAGTGCCAAGGACAGTGGCCACAGTGCCGGATCCTGGTGCCAAGGACAGTAGCCGCGGTGCCAGATCCCAGTGCCAAGGGTGGTGGCCGCGGTGCCCGATCCCGGTGCCGAGGACAGTGGCCACGGTGCCCAATCCCGGTGGCCATGCCGCCGGGTCCTGGTGTGGGTCAGAGCGCCGGCAGCTGCCCGCGGATGTCTGGCAGGAGGCGGCAGGCGGTGACGATGTCGACGGTGGCGGCCACGGCCCGCAGGTCGCGGCGAGCCAGGCGCAGGCAGTGGGCGGCCGCAGCGGCGGCTGCTTGGGCCCgacccagggccccccccaggccccccaggtGCCTCGCGGCGCGGCCGTAGCTCTGCCGCAGGGCGCTGCCCACCgccccccgcagccgccccgaGCCCTCCTGCAGCCGCTGCTGCAGCAGCGAggggcccccccggccgcccccccaaACCGCTGCCGGCTCCTCGGTCAGCGCCAGCGGCGGCCTCTGCCtcgccccctcctcctcctcctcctcttcctcatcttcagtCTCGGAGGCTTCACCCGGCACCTTCAGCCCAGCGCCGGGGGCCCCCCCGGACGCCCCCCCCGGCAGCTCCGGCTCTGAGTCGCTCTCAGAGGCTTCTCCCGGCACCaccctgggggggcggggggcggccatggcctgcgggggggggggcatgggggggtcaGCACCCCCCAAGTGGCTCcaacctgggggggggggggatgggtgCTCCGGGCTTGGCCCCTGGGTCCTGCGGAGTGTCTGCCCTCCCCCACTCCGTGCTCGgacgccccccagccccccgggggCCCCCCCAGAAACCCACAGTGACCCCTGGggccccctcagccccacgggacccccccagccccacggggacCCCGTAGCACTCCCCAgacacccccagacccccacggggacccccccagccctccccagtgACCCCCGGgaaccccccagccccacggggacccctccagcaccccccagccACCCACAGACCCACTCGGGGACCCCAACCCCTCAGGCTCTgcccgccccctcccctgccaaaaCCTCCCACCTCCTGCCCGGCGCCTCCGCAGGTCACATGACGGGCGGCTGCGTCACGTGCGGCGGCGCTGCCGCCACCCGGAAGTGCCCTCACCCGACATGGCGGGCCGGGCGCTGCCAGCGCTCTGCGCATGCGCGGGACGGCGGCGGTGAGGGCCGGAGGCGTGGCCTCCCCCTGGCGGCGGGACGGGGGAGCGCTGCGgcaggggggacgggggggactgggggggcctggggggactgggaggggactgggttgatgggggcactgggggcactggggtgaCAGGGCGACTGGGGGGAGCCCCGGTGTCCTCTGTCCCCaacccccaggcacccccccgTCCCCCATCCCAGCGCGGCCCcgctgtcccccccccgccccagggacacggggacacgctGGGTGCTGGCAACTGGTTTAATGGGGCCCCCGCGGGTCCGATGGTGGCACCTCGCGGGGACAGAGAGGGGACAACCTGTCCTTGCCCCCAGCTCCACCCTCACCCCGGTCCCCGAGCCCGGTGGCCAGTGGCCGGTGGCCGTGGCGGGTGTCCCCGGGCGCGGCTCAGCACTTGACGCAGGCGAGGGTGACATCCCCGGACACCTCCAGCCGGTCGATGGTCGTCGGTGGCAGGCGGTGGCCGTAGTCGCAGACATGGCGCCCGTTCACCCACAGGGCGAAGGCCTGGCTCTGCGGCCGGATCTCCA is part of the Strix uralensis isolate ZFMK-TIS-50842 unplaced genomic scaffold, bStrUra1 scaffold_131, whole genome shotgun sequence genome and harbors:
- the CCDC61 gene encoding centrosomal protein CCDC61; this translates as MEEPRYLQADCSFRLGAHTVRLTLARSALGVEVEAARTAERWRGDFDAAFIEDLTHKTGNFKQFGIFCSMLESALRRSSASVSLDLLTYADLQTLRTRKTGASARPPPSTPSPLGAKRYLLLVYSVEFDRIHYPLPLPYAGGPDPAALLRELREELAQLRARRDAEIQHLQDKLQRVQEGKRAAEAALRRAEDELLREKTQRQRDHQQLSTELAEMKAAEQRLQRRVKSLTAELAACRRGPPQERRSGSAPRSASRESRGGSQGRPPPRSPSPAGPRPPRFDPTAFVRARQRRQELKNQRRGAAFGSTSPARSRGRSSSAESFRSWRSAVSSSSDADERPKTLPPRGRRATRTRTPLSASSCNGPGAAPRPAAGRKPPVRSVATGKENCYEEPSAELAEIDARLQALQEYMDRLDTRT
- the BLOC1S3 gene encoding biogenesis of lysosome-related organelles complex 1 subunit 3, with the translated sequence MAAPRPPRVVPGEASESDSEPELPGGASGGAPGAGLKVPGEASETEDEEEEEEEEGARQRPPLALTEEPAAVWGGGRGGPSLLQQRLQEGSGRLRGAVGSALRQSYGRAARHLGGLGGALGRAQAAAAAAAHCLRLARRDLRAVAATVDIVTACRLLPDIRGQLPAL